From Paenibacillus graminis, a single genomic window includes:
- a CDS encoding sensor histidine kinase: protein MKLRAGMDSLNTLMLKLFENSTEAIFFFDSEGRTLAMNPAAAYIVDSDFLKQLEQGNSLALCSTCRGYTSDLELRTCLNCFFHVPESEDFTSYQVYLETKYKGIIPFAASFHTIDSENGIRVLMLRDLTRQFKTQEKFYQNKMMKHVIEAQENERKRISRELHDSVAQELMSAVVDLRVLKYMTRDEELLKKVKQTEVSMTRLLSDIRNLSVELRPAALDDFGLEAAFRSHFKRMEQIYGLMIEFESDLSEKRYGSEIETVIYRVCQEAVLNALKYAQVDLVKVKLTERDRMLQLTIEDEGVGFSLGDEPSGTGLGIYGMQERAELVGGSFSIKTETGMGTRIIIQVPVADGNGKE from the coding sequence TTGAAGCTGCGAGCCGGGATGGATTCATTAAATACGCTGATGCTGAAGTTGTTCGAGAACAGTACGGAGGCTATTTTCTTTTTTGACAGCGAAGGAAGGACACTGGCGATGAATCCGGCAGCCGCCTATATTGTCGACAGCGACTTTCTGAAGCAGCTGGAGCAAGGGAATTCCCTTGCCCTTTGCAGTACATGCAGAGGGTATACCAGCGACCTGGAGCTGCGCACCTGTCTCAATTGCTTTTTTCATGTGCCGGAATCGGAGGACTTCACCTCCTATCAGGTCTATCTTGAGACCAAATACAAAGGGATTATCCCTTTTGCAGCCAGCTTTCATACCATCGATTCAGAGAATGGAATACGGGTGCTTATGCTGAGGGATCTCACCAGGCAGTTTAAGACGCAGGAGAAATTTTATCAGAATAAAATGATGAAGCATGTTATCGAAGCCCAGGAGAACGAACGGAAACGGATCTCCCGGGAGCTGCACGACAGCGTTGCCCAGGAGCTTATGAGTGCTGTAGTCGATCTGCGGGTGCTTAAATATATGACCAGAGATGAAGAGCTGCTCAAAAAGGTGAAGCAAACGGAAGTATCCATGACAAGGCTCTTAAGTGACATCCGCAATCTCTCTGTGGAGCTTCGTCCTGCTGCTCTCGATGATTTTGGTCTGGAGGCTGCTTTTCGCTCGCACTTTAAGCGGATGGAGCAAATCTACGGGCTTATGATAGAATTCGAATCCGACCTTTCAGAGAAACGCTACGGAAGTGAAATTGAAACGGTGATTTACCGGGTCTGTCAGGAAGCGGTGCTCAATGCCCTGAAGTACGCTCAGGTAGATCTGGTGAAAGTAAAGCTTACCGAGCGGGACCGGATGCTGCAGCTCACTATTGAAGATGAGGGTGTTGGATTCAGCCTGGGAGATGAGCCGAGCGGGACCGGTCTGGGCATCTACGGCATGCAGGAGCGTGCAGAATTGGTAGGAGGCAGCTTCAGTATAAAGACGGAAACGGGAATGGGAACCAGAATCATCATTCAAGTTCCTGTTGCAGACGGAAATGGAAAGGAATGA
- a CDS encoding GAF domain-containing protein: MKNQVDYQLELDQIRHALGYDFMSLALADPAEYDYVIRWKYASGNLNSRYKRIVLQSGRGIAGIVFKTGKPFLLYSVQEQVKQEMLFSYPIINSEKLKSIGAVPLWNDARVAGVLLGGFRGDRQVNETMLQELQNTARQGIGDLNGKELLLS, encoded by the coding sequence ATGAAAAACCAGGTCGATTACCAGCTGGAGCTTGACCAAATCCGGCACGCCCTAGGGTATGATTTCATGTCATTGGCACTTGCCGACCCTGCGGAATATGACTATGTGATCCGATGGAAATACGCCTCCGGCAACTTGAATTCCCGGTATAAGCGGATTGTGCTGCAGTCCGGAAGAGGCATAGCGGGAATCGTATTCAAAACCGGAAAGCCGTTTTTACTCTACTCTGTACAAGAACAGGTGAAGCAGGAAATGCTGTTTAGTTATCCGATTATCAATTCAGAGAAGCTAAAGAGTATCGGGGCGGTGCCGCTGTGGAATGACGCCCGCGTGGCAGGGGTCCTTCTCGGCGGATTTAGAGGAGACCGGCAGGTGAACGAAACGATGCTGCAGGAGCTGCAAAATACGGCACGCCAAGGAATCGGAGACTTGAACGGGAAGGAACTGTTGCTGAGTTGA
- the narI gene encoding respiratory nitrate reductase subunit gamma, producing the protein MKMFDQFLWVIFPYICLAVFIVGHIYRYRRDQFNWTAKSSEFIEKKQLKYGSILFHLGIIPVIFGHIGGLAVPKSWMEAIGVNDHLYHIGAVYIGGIFGMATLAGMLILTSRRFTMKNVRRLSSASDMIVNSLLLFIVFMGMYSTLVTNAVQPEFDYRETISIWFRGLFMFSPDLSLMKDVPLSFKIHILFGFAIFAFWPFTRLVHVWSVPLNYVGRSYILYRRHKSN; encoded by the coding sequence ATGAAAATGTTCGATCAATTTTTATGGGTCATATTTCCATACATCTGCCTCGCCGTTTTTATCGTCGGGCATATTTACCGCTACCGGAGAGACCAGTTTAACTGGACGGCCAAATCCAGCGAATTCATTGAGAAAAAGCAGCTGAAATATGGAAGTATTCTCTTTCACCTGGGGATTATTCCGGTTATCTTCGGACATATCGGCGGTCTGGCCGTCCCGAAGTCATGGATGGAGGCAATAGGTGTAAACGATCATTTGTACCATATCGGCGCTGTATATATCGGGGGGATATTCGGAATGGCAACCCTTGCCGGGATGCTGATTCTCACCTCACGGCGGTTTACGATGAAGAATGTCCGCCGTCTTAGCAGCGCCTCCGATATGATTGTCAATTCCCTGCTATTGTTCATCGTGTTTATGGGTATGTACTCCACTCTTGTTACGAATGCAGTACAGCCCGAATTTGATTACCGGGAGACGATCTCTATATGGTTCCGCGGCTTGTTTATGTTCAGCCCCGATCTGTCGCTTATGAAGGATGTGCCGCTTTCCTTTAAAATCCACATCCTGTTCGGCTTTGCCATCTTTGCGTTTTGGCCGTTCACCCGGCTCGTTCATGTATGGAGTGTTCCGTTGAATTATGTGGGAAGAAGTTATATTCTATACAGAAGACATAAATCGAATTAA
- the narJ gene encoding nitrate reductase molybdenum cofactor assembly chaperone — protein MIDLSRLHNYKSSFGYFALQLMYPEKLDYHPAFLEEAFEAGHPAYTHVHAYWSLMQNFSLDESQENYAATFDFQRDCALYMTYFKFEDAKERGQILAKLKIMYEMYGLEMPEGELPDYLPLMCEFLYAAEWLNDPAAAENFRMLTAILEDGTYHLLKALDKHESPYFHLVKGLRETLKACIEQEATSQ, from the coding sequence GTGATTGATCTAAGCAGGCTCCATAATTACAAATCATCCTTCGGATATTTCGCCCTGCAGCTGATGTATCCGGAAAAGCTTGATTATCATCCGGCCTTTCTGGAAGAGGCGTTCGAAGCCGGACATCCGGCTTACACGCATGTGCATGCTTATTGGTCGCTCATGCAAAACTTCAGTTTGGATGAGAGTCAGGAGAACTATGCCGCGACCTTTGATTTTCAGCGGGACTGCGCCCTTTATATGACCTATTTTAAGTTTGAGGATGCCAAGGAGCGCGGACAAATCCTGGCCAAACTGAAAATAATGTATGAAATGTACGGCCTTGAAATGCCTGAAGGCGAGCTGCCGGATTACCTCCCGCTCATGTGTGAATTCCTGTATGCTGCGGAATGGCTGAACGATCCGGCTGCGGCTGAGAACTTCCGGATGCTGACGGCGATTCTTGAAGATGGCACGTATCATTTGCTTAAGGCGCTGGACAAACATGAAAGTCCGTATTTCCACCTGGTTAAAGGACTGCGGGAAACACTCAAAGCTTGCATCGAACAGGAGGCAACCAGTCAATGA
- the narH gene encoding nitrate reductase subunit beta, translated as MKIKAQVAMVMNLDKCIGCHTCSVTCKTTWTNRKGAEYMWFNNVETKPGIGYPKRWEDQELYKGGWQLRKGKLELKSGNKLSKVALGKIFYNPDMPEMKDYYEPWTYNYEHLTEAGEQKHSPVARAHSAVTGEKMDLEWGPNWEDDLAGAHVTGPLDPNIQKIEEEIKFNFEQSFMMYLPRLCEHCLNPSCVASCPSGAMYKREEDGIVLVDQEACRGWRYCMTGCPYKKVYFNWQTNKAEKCTFCFPRVEAGLPTVCSETCTGRIRYLGVLLYDADKVLDAASTPDEKDLYKAQCDLFMNPHDPEVIAQARKDGISEDWLEAAQNSPVYKLAIEHKLAFPLHPEYRTLPMVWYVPPLSPIMNYFEGKDSLKNPDMIFPAIEEMRTPVQYLANMLTAGDTQTVKEALQRMAMMRSYMRAKSADQPFDLSRLDRVGMTAHQTEQMYRLLAIAKYEDRFVIPTSHKEQTMNPYRAQGSAGYGNRMGDMGSGFGSGCDGCGPASSAGGDTKTAKEMYEENFYGGIWRD; from the coding sequence TTGAAGATTAAAGCTCAAGTGGCAATGGTGATGAATCTGGATAAGTGCATAGGCTGTCATACCTGCAGTGTTACCTGCAAAACAACGTGGACGAACCGCAAAGGCGCGGAATACATGTGGTTCAACAACGTGGAAACGAAACCCGGCATCGGATATCCGAAACGCTGGGAAGACCAGGAGCTCTATAAAGGCGGCTGGCAGCTCCGCAAAGGCAAGCTTGAGCTGAAGTCCGGCAACAAGCTGTCCAAGGTAGCCCTCGGGAAGATTTTTTATAACCCCGACATGCCGGAAATGAAGGATTATTACGAGCCGTGGACTTATAATTATGAGCATTTAACCGAGGCAGGGGAACAAAAACATTCACCGGTCGCACGCGCTCATTCGGCGGTAACCGGAGAGAAAATGGATCTGGAATGGGGTCCAAACTGGGAGGATGATCTTGCCGGCGCACACGTCACGGGACCCCTTGATCCGAACATCCAGAAGATCGAAGAGGAAATCAAATTCAACTTCGAGCAGTCGTTTATGATGTATCTGCCCCGTCTCTGTGAACACTGCCTGAATCCCAGCTGTGTGGCTTCCTGTCCATCAGGTGCCATGTACAAACGGGAGGAGGACGGCATTGTCCTCGTAGACCAGGAGGCTTGCCGGGGCTGGAGATACTGCATGACGGGCTGCCCTTACAAAAAAGTCTACTTCAACTGGCAAACCAACAAAGCGGAAAAGTGCACCTTCTGTTTCCCGCGTGTGGAAGCTGGTCTGCCAACGGTCTGCTCCGAGACTTGTACAGGACGCATCCGGTATCTCGGTGTACTGCTGTATGACGCAGACAAGGTGCTTGATGCCGCTTCAACACCGGATGAAAAAGATCTCTATAAAGCACAGTGTGATTTATTTATGAATCCCCATGATCCTGAAGTCATCGCCCAGGCCAGAAAAGACGGCATTTCGGAAGACTGGCTGGAAGCGGCACAGAATTCACCGGTTTACAAGCTTGCGATTGAGCATAAGCTGGCGTTCCCGCTGCATCCGGAATACCGGACGCTGCCTATGGTATGGTATGTGCCGCCGCTGAGCCCGATTATGAACTATTTTGAAGGCAAGGATTCCCTGAAAAACCCGGACATGATTTTCCCGGCTATTGAGGAAATGCGGACACCGGTTCAGTATTTGGCCAATATGCTGACCGCAGGCGATACGCAGACTGTAAAAGAGGCCCTGCAGCGGATGGCGATGATGCGTTCCTATATGCGTGCCAAATCAGCAGATCAACCGTTTGATCTGTCCCGGCTTGATCGGGTTGGCATGACAGCACACCAGACAGAGCAGATGTACCGGCTGCTGGCCATTGCCAAATATGAGGACCGTTTCGTGATTCCGACCTCGCATAAGGAACAGACCATGAATCCTTACCGCGCACAAGGCTCAGCCGGATACGGCAACCGGATGGGGGATATGGGTTCAGGCTTCGGCTCCGGATGCGATGGCTGCGGACCGGCAAGCTCTGCCGGCGGAGACACGAAGACCGCAAAAGAGATGTACGAAGAGAATTTCTACGGAGGGATCTGGCGTGATTGA
- a CDS encoding nitrate reductase subunit alpha, which produces MKKKYGLNFFKPVESYSGNWSILEEKNRDWEDMYRQRWSHDKVVRTTHGVNCTGSCSWKVFVKNGIITWENQQIDYPSCGPDMPEFEPRGCPRGATFSWYEYSPLRVKYPYMRGKLWRLWKAALLEHDHPVDAWASIVEDPAKADSYKKARGKGGHIRVAWEDALRLIAAQLIYTIRKYGPDRIAGFTPIPAMSMVSYASGARFISLLGGQMLSFYDWYADLPPASPQIWGEQTDVPESSDWYNAGYLMMWGSNVPLTRTPDAHFMTEVRYKGTKVVSVAPDLAENVKFADNWLAPNPGTDAALAQAMTHVILNEFYNERQESMFINYAKQFTDMPFIILLDPHESSLKGGRFLRASDLGDTSQHADWKPVIYDTVSGELVVPNGTMGQRWETDKKWNLILEQEDGTKIDPALSVEGHGGQWEEIVFPYFDQAGNGTFKRVIPAMTIRLADGTERYAATVYDLMLSQYGIARTESPWNAKDYDDSASHYSPAWQEKITGVKSSVVIQIAREFAQNSLDTGGRSMIIMGAGINHWFNSDTIYRSILNLVVLTASQGVNGGGWAHYVGQEKCRPIEGWSTIAFAKDWQGPARQQNATSFFYFATEQWRYEESGTDSLKSPTAGEVAYQHPADYNVLAARLGWLPSFPQFNKNSLLFAEEAAQQGKKSNAEIIAHTLEEIKSRKTRFAVEDPGAPENFPRSLFIWRSNLISSSAKGQEYFMKHLLGASDGLLARPNEEQKPEEIVWREDVEGKLDLMVALDFRMTTTPLYADIVLPAATWYEKTDLSSTDMHPFVHPFNPAVNPLWESRSDWDIYRQLSEVFSEMANSELPGVYKDLVASPLAHDSISEISQPMGLVKDWAKGEVEAVPGKTMPNLSIVERDYTKIHDKYISLGPNLIVGKAGAHGISFSVAEEYEELKRLNGVFFDESIKNGLPKIQTARQVADTILHLSSATNGRVSQKAYEQAEKDSGVVLRDISADRAAEKITFQSITAQPREVIPTPVFSGSNKQGRRYSPFTTNIERLVPFRTLTGRQHFYIDHEIFQQFGEALPVYKPTLPPMVFGPRDKEVKGGQDALVLRYLTPHGKWNIHSTYQDNQHMLTLFRGGPTVWINNEDAEQHGISDNAWLEVYNRNGVVTARAVVSHRMPRGTMFMYHAQDKHIQVPGSEITDTRGGSHNAPTRIHLKPTQMVGGYAQLSYGFNYYGPIGNQRDVYVAVRLMKEVNWLED; this is translated from the coding sequence ATGAAGAAAAAATACGGTCTCAACTTTTTTAAACCGGTCGAAAGCTATTCCGGGAACTGGTCCATTCTGGAGGAAAAGAACAGGGATTGGGAAGACATGTACCGCCAGCGCTGGTCTCATGATAAAGTAGTCCGCACTACACACGGAGTCAATTGTACGGGCTCCTGCAGCTGGAAGGTTTTTGTGAAGAACGGGATTATCACCTGGGAGAATCAGCAGATTGACTATCCGTCCTGCGGTCCCGATATGCCGGAGTTTGAACCCAGAGGCTGTCCCAGAGGGGCCACCTTTTCCTGGTATGAATACAGCCCGCTTAGGGTGAAATATCCCTATATGAGAGGGAAGCTGTGGCGGCTGTGGAAGGCTGCACTACTTGAGCATGACCATCCGGTGGATGCATGGGCAAGCATCGTGGAAGACCCGGCGAAAGCGGATTCCTACAAAAAAGCCCGCGGCAAAGGCGGCCATATCCGTGTAGCCTGGGAGGATGCGCTTCGTCTGATCGCGGCCCAGCTGATCTATACGATCCGCAAGTATGGGCCAGACCGGATTGCAGGCTTCACTCCGATTCCGGCCATGTCCATGGTCAGCTATGCTTCGGGTGCGCGGTTCATCTCGCTGCTTGGCGGGCAAATGCTCAGCTTTTACGACTGGTACGCGGATCTGCCTCCAGCCTCTCCGCAGATCTGGGGCGAGCAGACGGACGTTCCCGAATCCTCCGACTGGTATAACGCCGGCTATTTGATGATGTGGGGCTCCAATGTGCCGCTTACCCGTACACCGGACGCCCACTTTATGACCGAAGTGCGCTATAAAGGAACCAAAGTGGTGTCAGTGGCCCCGGATTTGGCCGAAAATGTCAAATTCGCGGACAACTGGCTCGCCCCGAATCCCGGAACGGATGCCGCGTTGGCTCAGGCGATGACTCATGTAATCCTGAACGAGTTCTACAATGAACGGCAGGAATCCATGTTCATTAATTATGCCAAGCAGTTTACGGACATGCCGTTTATCATCCTGCTGGACCCGCATGAGTCCAGCTTAAAGGGCGGCCGCTTCCTGCGGGCAAGCGATCTTGGTGACACTTCCCAGCATGCAGACTGGAAACCGGTGATTTATGACACGGTATCCGGAGAGCTGGTTGTCCCTAACGGAACGATGGGGCAGCGCTGGGAAACGGATAAGAAATGGAACCTTATTCTCGAACAGGAAGACGGGACGAAGATTGATCCGGCACTTTCGGTAGAAGGCCACGGCGGGCAGTGGGAAGAAATCGTCTTCCCTTACTTTGATCAAGCGGGGAACGGAACGTTTAAGCGTGTCATCCCGGCGATGACCATACGGCTGGCCGACGGGACAGAACGATACGCCGCCACCGTGTATGATTTGATGCTGAGCCAATACGGCATTGCCAGAACAGAGAGCCCTTGGAATGCCAAGGATTATGACGACAGCGCGTCTCATTATTCCCCTGCCTGGCAAGAGAAGATTACGGGCGTGAAATCCAGTGTAGTGATCCAGATTGCCCGTGAATTTGCCCAGAATTCACTCGATACCGGCGGCCGCTCCATGATTATCATGGGGGCTGGAATTAATCACTGGTTCAATAGCGATACCATCTACCGCTCGATTCTGAACCTTGTTGTACTGACGGCATCCCAGGGGGTCAACGGCGGCGGCTGGGCGCATTATGTCGGGCAGGAGAAATGCCGCCCTATTGAAGGCTGGTCCACCATCGCCTTCGCGAAGGACTGGCAAGGGCCGGCACGGCAGCAGAATGCCACGTCATTCTTCTACTTCGCGACCGAACAGTGGCGCTATGAGGAGAGTGGTACCGATTCGCTGAAGTCGCCGACGGCAGGGGAGGTAGCTTACCAGCACCCCGCTGACTACAATGTGCTTGCCGCAAGACTCGGCTGGCTGCCTTCCTTCCCGCAGTTCAACAAGAACAGTCTCCTGTTCGCGGAAGAAGCTGCGCAGCAGGGCAAGAAGTCCAATGCGGAAATCATTGCCCATACGCTGGAAGAGATCAAATCACGGAAGACGCGTTTTGCTGTAGAAGATCCTGGAGCACCCGAGAACTTTCCGCGCTCGCTGTTTATTTGGCGCTCCAATCTGATTTCCAGCTCTGCCAAAGGGCAGGAATATTTCATGAAGCATCTGCTTGGCGCATCCGATGGGCTCCTTGCCCGGCCGAATGAAGAGCAGAAACCCGAAGAAATCGTCTGGCGGGAGGATGTGGAAGGCAAGCTCGACCTGATGGTCGCGCTGGATTTCCGGATGACGACCACTCCGCTGTACGCAGACATCGTACTTCCGGCTGCTACCTGGTATGAAAAGACGGATCTGTCCTCCACAGATATGCATCCATTCGTTCATCCGTTTAATCCGGCGGTGAATCCGCTGTGGGAATCCCGTTCGGATTGGGATATCTACCGCCAGCTGTCGGAGGTTTTCTCGGAAATGGCGAATTCGGAGCTGCCGGGAGTCTATAAAGATCTGGTCGCATCGCCGCTGGCGCATGATTCGATCAGTGAGATCTCCCAGCCGATGGGGCTGGTCAAAGACTGGGCCAAAGGGGAAGTGGAAGCTGTTCCCGGCAAAACGATGCCGAACCTTAGCATTGTTGAGCGGGATTATACCAAAATCCACGATAAATACATCTCGCTTGGACCCAATCTGATTGTCGGCAAAGCAGGTGCGCATGGCATCAGCTTCTCGGTGGCTGAAGAATACGAAGAGCTCAAGCGGCTCAACGGCGTCTTTTTTGATGAATCGATCAAAAACGGTCTTCCCAAAATCCAAACCGCCCGGCAAGTGGCCGATACCATACTCCATCTGTCCTCAGCAACCAACGGACGCGTGTCGCAGAAGGCTTACGAGCAGGCGGAAAAGGATTCTGGTGTTGTGCTGAGAGATATCTCGGCGGACCGGGCGGCAGAGAAAATTACGTTCCAGAGCATCACTGCACAGCCGCGGGAAGTGATCCCTACTCCCGTGTTCAGCGGTTCCAATAAACAAGGCCGCCGTTATTCGCCGTTTACCACCAATATTGAACGGCTGGTCCCGTTCCGGACCTTGACGGGAAGGCAGCATTTCTACATCGACCACGAGATCTTCCAGCAGTTTGGCGAGGCGCTGCCGGTCTACAAGCCAACCTTGCCGCCCATGGTATTCGGACCGCGCGACAAGGAAGTGAAAGGCGGGCAGGATGCGCTAGTGCTGCGGTATTTAACTCCGCACGGCAAGTGGAATATCCACTCCACTTACCAGGATAACCAGCATATGCTGACACTGTTCCGCGGCGGTCCTACCGTGTGGATCAACAACGAGGACGCGGAGCAGCATGGCATTTCTGATAATGCTTGGCTGGAGGTCTATAACCGCAACGGCGTAGTCACGGCCCGCGCTGTCGTCAGCCACCGGATGCCAAGAGGCACCATGTTTATGTACCACGCGCAAGACAAGCATATCCAAGTGCCTGGTTCAGAGATTACAGATACTCGCGGAGGCAGTCATAACGCACCTACCCGGATCCATCTGAAGCCTACCCAGATGGTCGGCGGTTACGCACAGCTCAGCTATGGTTTCAACTACTACGGTCCAATCGGCAACCAGCGTGATGTATACGTAGCCGTGCGATTAATGAAGGAGGTCAACTGGCTTGAAGATTAA
- a CDS encoding hemerythrin domain-containing protein has product MTGPSLRQLHAHHAIHQGGLSGAIDKTEEVEKLLEIRELEVARQAADHLVEYWETRILSHAEAEEEGFYPEMAENNPSLQGAVTKLTRDHELLRTIVTDIKNMLNEEGLTPEVLQQFHALLVVNAIHSRDEERLLLEEPSL; this is encoded by the coding sequence ATGACAGGACCCTCATTACGCCAACTGCATGCCCATCATGCGATTCATCAAGGCGGACTGTCCGGAGCCATCGACAAGACAGAAGAAGTGGAGAAGCTGCTGGAGATTCGCGAATTAGAGGTTGCCAGACAAGCGGCTGATCACCTCGTGGAGTATTGGGAAACAAGAATACTCAGCCATGCGGAAGCAGAGGAAGAAGGCTTCTACCCGGAGATGGCAGAGAATAACCCAAGTCTGCAGGGTGCTGTAACGAAGCTAACCCGTGATCATGAGCTGCTTCGCACAATCGTTACGGATATCAAAAATATGCTTAATGAAGAAGGCCTCACTCCGGAAGTTCTTCAACAGTTTCATGCCCTTTTGGTTGTGAACGCTATTCATAGCCGGGATGAGGAAAGGCTGCTGCTGGAGGAGCCGTCACTATAA
- the hmpA gene encoding NO-inducible flavohemoprotein has product MLSKQTRDIVKSTAPVLAEHGTAITSVFYQNLFAAHPELLNVFNHANQAQGRQQAALANAVYAAAVHIDNLENILPAVVQIAHKHVSLGIKPEQYPIVGEFLLKAIKEVLGDAATDDILQAWEEAYGVIADAFIGVEANMYKAAREQVNGWNFFKPFTIVRKVQESGSITSFYLKPADGSGVPAFKPGQYVSVRVLIPGEQYTMIRQYSLSQAPKPDEFRISVKREADNDPNGVVSVYLHKQVNEGDTVEVSAPAGEFLLDAAKTTPVAFISGGVGITPMMSMLETVAVSTPDRPTVFLHAARNESLAAFGEDIQKHALNMSNIQYKTYYSGGPDGQITREALEAYVDPTGDAYVCGPVPFMEAMIRELLAIGMQEEQIHYEFFGPALQLEQA; this is encoded by the coding sequence ATTTTATCCAAACAAACACGCGATATCGTCAAATCCACGGCCCCTGTCTTAGCGGAACACGGCACAGCCATTACATCGGTGTTCTATCAGAATCTGTTTGCGGCCCATCCTGAACTTCTGAATGTGTTTAACCATGCCAACCAGGCCCAAGGCCGGCAGCAGGCAGCACTCGCGAATGCGGTGTATGCAGCAGCAGTTCACATTGATAATCTGGAGAATATTTTGCCGGCGGTTGTTCAGATTGCCCACAAGCATGTCAGTCTTGGCATTAAGCCGGAGCAGTATCCGATTGTCGGTGAGTTTCTGCTGAAAGCCATCAAGGAAGTACTTGGCGATGCAGCAACGGATGACATCCTGCAGGCCTGGGAAGAAGCCTATGGTGTGATTGCCGATGCCTTTATCGGGGTTGAAGCGAATATGTACAAGGCAGCCCGGGAGCAGGTGAACGGCTGGAACTTCTTCAAACCGTTTACGATTGTCCGCAAGGTGCAGGAAAGCGGCAGCATTACATCCTTCTATCTGAAACCAGCAGACGGTTCCGGCGTACCGGCGTTCAAGCCGGGCCAATATGTCTCCGTGCGTGTTCTGATTCCAGGTGAACAATACACCATGATCCGCCAGTACAGCCTGTCCCAGGCGCCAAAGCCGGATGAGTTCCGCATCTCCGTGAAGCGGGAAGCCGACAATGATCCGAACGGTGTCGTCTCTGTTTACCTTCACAAACAAGTGAACGAAGGCGATACTGTCGAAGTAAGTGCACCTGCCGGTGAATTTCTGCTGGATGCTGCCAAAACCACACCGGTCGCTTTTATCTCAGGCGGTGTAGGAATCACGCCGATGATGAGCATGCTCGAAACGGTGGCTGTATCCACACCGGACCGCCCTACCGTTTTCCTGCACGCTGCCCGTAATGAATCGCTTGCCGCTTTTGGTGAGGATATCCAAAAACATGCTTTGAACATGAGCAACATTCAATATAAAACCTATTACTCGGGCGGCCCCGATGGTCAAATCACCCGTGAAGCCCTAGAAGCGTATGTTGATCCTACAGGTGATGCCTATGTGTGCGGCCCTGTCCCCTTCATGGAAGCCATGATCCGGGAACTGCTGGCGATAGGGATGCAGGAAGAACAAATTCATTATGAATTTTTTGGTCCGGCCCTGCAATTAGAACAGGCATAG
- a CDS encoding Crp/Fnr family transcriptional regulator, which yields MPEHSCQNAAEPCTRKVPIFASLSGADLSRISTMIIHRKYAKGQPLILEEQPTDTLFIIQQGQVKLSKMTPQGKEQILHILTAGDFFGELSIFNSDELSNFSAYALKDTSICMLTRADMEQIMLENPDIAFKLLKTVTKRLAHTENLAQSLATKDPEIRIAYMILELSDIYGKMRGGRIHIDLPLSREELANYAGVTRETISRKFAIFEDLGLIELIGNKRLVIRNRPSLEKYMD from the coding sequence ATGCCGGAACATTCCTGTCAAAATGCCGCAGAGCCGTGTACCCGTAAGGTGCCGATCTTTGCTTCGTTGTCCGGTGCGGACCTCTCCCGGATCAGCACCATGATTATCCACCGGAAATACGCCAAGGGACAGCCGCTGATTCTGGAAGAGCAGCCGACCGATACCTTGTTCATTATTCAGCAGGGGCAAGTTAAATTGTCCAAAATGACGCCGCAGGGGAAGGAGCAAATCCTGCACATTTTAACCGCAGGTGATTTTTTTGGTGAACTGAGCATCTTTAACAGCGATGAACTCAGCAACTTTAGTGCTTATGCATTGAAAGACACCAGCATCTGTATGCTGACCAGAGCGGATATGGAGCAGATCATGCTGGAAAATCCGGACATCGCCTTCAAGCTGCTAAAGACGGTTACCAAAAGACTGGCCCATACTGAAAATCTGGCGCAAAGTCTGGCAACCAAGGACCCGGAAATCCGTATTGCTTACATGATTCTGGAGCTAAGCGATATTTATGGAAAAATGCGCGGCGGCCGTATTCATATCGATCTCCCGCTGTCCCGTGAAGAGCTGGCTAATTACGCAGGCGTCACCCGGGAAACCATCAGCCGGAAATTTGCCATCTTTGAAGACTTGGGGCTGATCGAACTGATCGGCAACAAACGGTTGGTTATAAGGAACCGGCCCTCCTTGGAGAAATACATGGACTAA
- the rd gene encoding rubredoxin gives MNKYVCEPCGYIYDPAVGDPDEDVAPGTAFEDLPEDWVCPVCGEDTSHFSPIS, from the coding sequence ATGAACAAATATGTATGTGAACCCTGCGGTTATATTTATGATCCTGCGGTTGGCGACCCCGATGAGGATGTGGCACCGGGCACTGCTTTTGAAGATTTGCCGGAGGATTGGGTCTGCCCGGTCTGCGGAGAAGACACCAGCCATTTTTCACCCATTTCATAG